The Salegentibacter mishustinae genomic interval TTATTAATCTTCATAAATGTTAAGTTTGTTTTAGATTGCTAAAAATACCTACAATAAATTAAAATCAAAATCCTATTGTAACAAATATTACCGCTAATCGTTTAAAAGGTAAGAAGGTTATTAAACCAAGCATCAATGAAACAACAGGGCTTCCTGGACATAATAAACCCGGTAAAAGATAAAATGTACCGGCTTGCGTTACGACTGCTTGTTTCAAAAGAAGCGGCAGAAGATGCTACCCAGGATGTGATCCTAAAATTGTGGAATCAGAAGCATAAGCTCAAGGATTATACCAATCTCGAAGCTTTTGCAATGACGGTGACAAAAAATTACTGTTTAGATGAACTAAAAGCAAAAAAGAATAATAATTTAAGAATTGTTCATCAAAATTATGAAAATAACTCGGTTTCTCCTCAAAGAGGATTGGAGCTTAAAGATGAATTGAATTGGATAAATGGAATTGTATCTGAATTACCAGAACAGCAAAAAATTGTTTTTCAGCTTCGTGATATTGAGCAGTTGGAATTTGAAGAAATTATAGAAATCACCAATATGAAAAGTACTGCGGTAAGGGTCGCCTTATCCAGAGCGAGAAAAAAGATACGAGAGAGCTTAACGAAAAAGCATAATTATGGAATTGCAAAAAATTAAGGGTTTACTGGAAAAATATGAGGCTGGCGAAACATCTCTGGCTGAAGAAAAAAAGCTGCGGGAGTATTTTGCGAAAAATGAAGTACCGGATAGCCTAAAACCTTATCAGCTTATTTTTGGTTTTTCTGAAATTGAGAGTAAGGAAAGCTATGAAAAGGAAATTGAATTACCTGCTACTAAGCAGGATAATAGATATCTCTGGACGGCTATTGCAGCAAGTTTGATCTTAGTGGTTGGACTTTTCTTTTTTCAAAATAAACCTTTGGAAATGAGTGATAGCAATCTTGGCACTATTCAGGATAAGGAAGAAGCATTACAAAAAAGTATGGAAGCTCTAAAAATGGTTTCCGAATTAATGAACGAGGGAAAAGAAGACCTTATTTATTTGAAAGAGTTTAATAACACCAAAAATAAATTTATAAAAACCGAATAACCCATGAAAAAAATAGCAATAATAGTATTTATTGGCTTGTTGCCAATGTTAAGTCAGGCCCAGTCCTTTGCCAAGTATGAAGACATGAAAGATGTTGATGCTATGGTAATGACCAGCAAAATGTTTAAAATGCTTGCTAAAGTAGATCTAAGTGACGATAATCCTGAAGCGAGAGAGTACCTTAAGCTTATTGAAAACCTAGATGAGATTAAAATGTTTACCAGTACTACCGCATCTGTAAGAAGTGAAATGCAAAAGGACGTAGAATCTTATTTAAATTCTAATAATTTAGACCAGTTAATGCGGGTAAAAGAAGATGGTAAAAACATTCGCTTTTACTCAAAAAGTGGAAAAAGAGATAATTACGTAAGCGAACTCTTTATGTTTATGGAAGGCGAAAAAGAAGGAGAGCCAATTTCGGTAATCTTAAGTATTACGGGTGAAATAGATCTTTCCCAGCTATCACGTTTAACTTCAGACCTCAAAATTCCTGGTGCTGAAGAGCTTAAAAACGTAGAAAATAAATCTTAATAACATTAAAAATCAATAACCATGAAATCGATAAAAATATTAGGTTTAGCATTGGCCGCTTCTGCTTTTGTTTCTTGCGCCAGTGAACCAAGTTTACAGGAATACTATGTAGAAAATCAACAGGATAATAAGTTCATTGCAGTAGATGTGCCTACAAGTATGTTCACCAATGCTGAAGAGTTGAATGAGAACCAACGAGCCACGCTAAAAAGCGTGAAGAAAATAAATCTTTTGGCGTTACCTGTAAAAGAGAATAAGGAGGAATATGAAGCTGAAAAGACTAAATTATCAAGTATTCTAAAGGATGAAAAGTATCAGCTTTTAATGAAATACGGTTCAAATAATCGCAAAGCCGAAATTTATTTTACCGGAGATGAAGATGCGATAGATGAAATTATTGTGTACGGGTATGATGATGCTAAAGGAGTTGGAGTAGCTAGAGTTCTTGGAGAAGATATGAATCCGCAGAAATTAATGGAATTAATGAAATCGTTACAGAAAGGCGATGTAGATGTGGAAGGTTTAAAAGGAATTACCGGTATGTTTAGTGCCGAAATTGGAGAGTAGTTTATTAGTTGTAATTATTGAAGAGGTTGTTTGAAAATTTTCAAACAACCTCTTTTTAATTTATATCCCCGTATAATTTTGCGGGGTTATTTTTTTAAGTTCTCCTTTTACCGCTTCAGAAACCTCTAATGTTTCAATAAAATCGGCGATACTCTTTTTATTGATCTTTTCGTTAGTTCTGGTAAGACCTTTAAGTGTCTCATAAGGATTTTTAAATCCTTCACGGCGCAAAATAGTTTGAATTGCTTCAGCCACAACCGCCCAGTTAGCTTCAAGATCAGCATTCAGTTTTTCTTCATTCAGCAATAATTTGCCAAGACCTTTTAGGGTGCTTTTAAAAGCGATACTGGTGTGGCCCATAGGTACGCCAATATTTCTTAAAACCGTACTATCGGTAAGATCTCGCTGCAATCTACTAATAGGAAGTTTAGAAGATAGGTGCTCAAAAATAGCGTTGGCAATTCCTAAATTTCCTTCACTATTTTCAAAATCTATAGGATTCACTTTATGCGGCATAGCAGAAGAGCCTATTTCGCCTTTTTTAATTTTCTGCTTAAAATAATCCATAGAAACATAGGTCCAGATATCGCGATCCAGGTCTATTAGAATATTGTTGATTCTTTTTAAAGTATCAAACAAAGCAGCCATATGATCATAATGCTCAATTTGCGTAGTGGGGAAAGAATGGTGTAACCCCAATTTTTCCTGAACAAAATTAGTCCCGAATTCCTTCCAGTCTATATTTGGATAAGCGATTTTGTGAGCATTAAAATTTCCAGTTGCCCCGCCAAATTTAGCAGCGTGTGGCACTTTATTTAAAAGATCCAATTGTGATTCTAAACGAGTAATAAAAACTTCTATTTCCTTTCCCAATCGGGTAGGGGAAGCAGGTTGCCCATGAGTTCTTGCCAATAGTGGTACATTCGCCCAATCTTGAGAAAGTTGTGTAAGCTTGGCTATAATTTCTTCAATTTCCGGTAAGTATTCGGCTTCAATAGCATCTTTTAAGCTTAAAGGAACCGCAGTATTATTTATATCTTGAGAAGTAAGCCCAAAATGGATAAATTCTTTAGATTCTTCAAGTCCTAATTCATCAAACTTATTTTTCAGCAGATATTCTACCGCTTTTACATCGTGATTCGTTGTTTTTTCAATCTCTTTTACCGCCTGAGCATCTACAATTGTAAAATTCTTATAGATAGCACGTAAATAACTAAAAACAGAATGATCAATATCTTTAAGCTGTGGTAAGGGTAATTCGCAAAGAGCAATAAAATACTCAACTTCAACCTTTACTCTATACCTTATTAGCGCTTCTTCGCTAAAGTAAGCTGAAAGTTGTTTGGTTTTGGAATGATATCTTCCGTCTATAGGAGAAATGGCGGTTAGCGGTGTCATTTGTTTGGTTTAGAAATTAAAAGCCATAAAGATACTGCTTCTAGCCAATCTTTAAAACCACAGCGGCATTTCTTTTTCTCCTATTGCTTCTAAATTTTCTATGCAGAATTTATTAATTCATTTACCAGCTTGGGAACGCCAATGGAAGCTTTTTCAGCCATAATATGAAGATTTCCTTTCTCCTGAATATTGGGTTTAGGATCTATAAAATAAACCGGGATTCCCTGGGGTGCGAAATCTACCAGTCCTGCCGCTGGATATACTTGCATAGAGGTTCCAATAATCATCAGTATATCTGCTTCGGCAACAATTTCCATCGCTTTCTCAAACATAGGTACAGCTTCGCCAAACCAAACAACGTGTGGTCTAAGTTGATAATTAAATTCGCAGAAATCTCCGGGTTTTATATCTTGTTTCCAATCCAGCACAAGATTTTCATTAAAAGTGCTTCTGGCCTTCAATAGTTCGCCGTGCAAATGAGTAACCTTTGTACTGCCGGCCCTTTCGTGAAGATCATCTATATTCTGGGTAATTATTTCTACATCAAATTCTTTTTCAAGTTCAGCCAAGGCAGTATGCGCAGCATTAGGGTCTACCGTTAATAATTGCCGGCGACGTTGATTATAAAATTCTAAAACCCTTTTTTGATCTTTTTCCCAGCCAATAGGCGAAGCAATATCCATAACATCGTGGCCTTCCCAAAGGCCATCGGCATCACGAAAAGTTTTTATTCCACTTTCAGAGCTCATCCCGGCACCGGTTAATACAACGATTTTCTTCTGCATGTTTCGATCAATTTTTGAAAATGGTAAGGTAATGTTAATCTCAAATAATTAAAAATGTTAAACCCTTTTATCTATATCGCTGAAATTCAAAAGCGTGTCAAATAAGGCAAGTTAAAATATTCAAAACACATAAAATATCACGCAACCATTTACTGTTATTCGTATCTCTAAAGAGAATGATTAATAACCTAAAAATTAAAATTTGAAATGAAAAAATTAGCATTTGCTTTAATGATGGTCGCAGGATTCACAAGTTGTGATAGCGATGATGATGGTGTAGACACTCCAGATTTTGAAGGAGAAACAAAAGAGTACACACTAAATGAAATGAGTGACTCTGGCGTTAGCGGAACTGTTACCTTTATGGAAAATGAAGATGGAAGCGCTACCGTAGAATTTGATCTGGAAGGGACTCCAGACGATGGAATGCACCCAGCACATATTCATATGGGAACCGCTGCTGAAACTGGAGATATCGCTGTTACTTTTACTCCTATTGATGGAGCGACAGGGATGAGTACTACTGAAGTTTCGGCTTTAGATGATGGTACCGATATTACTTATGAAGAATTGGTTGCCTATGACGGGTATATCAATGTTCACTTAAGTGCTGACGAACTAGGTACTATTGTAGCCCAAACCGATATTGGAGAAAATGAACTTACCGGTGAGTCAGTAAGTTATGATCTTGAAGAAAGAGATATTTCTGGTGTAAGCGGTGTGGCTATTTTCGAAGAACGTGAAAATGGCGAAACTCTAGTAACCTTAGATCTTGAAGGAACTGAAGAAGGAGGGGAACACCCAGCTCACATTCACATGGGGTCTATAGAAGATGCTCCTGGAGCTATTGCAATTACTTTTACTCCTGTAAATGGAGTAACCGGTATGAGTATGACCAATGTTAGTATGACCGATGGTTCTGCTGATGCAGAAGGTGAAGCAATTACTTATACAGAATTGCTAACTTATGATGGTTACATAAATGTACACAAAAGTGCTGAAGAACTAGAGGTTCTTGCTGCACAGGGAAATATGGGAGCTAATGCTTCTGAAGAGTAATCTCTAACAATATTTCTTAGTTATTAAGCCCGGTATTAAGCCGGGCTTTTTTAGTTTTAGACTATCCCAGTTTTAAAATACTCTTTTTCTAAATTAAAGTAGCCAATGCATTTAACATTCTTTATGACTCCTTTTTAGAAAGCTTAACATCCGTTGCAAGTGGAGCCCTCGTATCTATAAGTAGATTGAGCATTGGAAGCAAAATTAAAATCTGTTTCCAGTCTCTAAATTTACTAATAACTAAAAATTAAAACTTATGAAGAAATTCTTACTCGCTATGTTTATAGCACTTCCATTTATGTTTATGAGCTGCAGTGGAGACGATGATGCAGTTGACCCCGATGGGGATGGT includes:
- the purB gene encoding adenylosuccinate lyase; this translates as MTPLTAISPIDGRYHSKTKQLSAYFSEEALIRYRVKVEVEYFIALCELPLPQLKDIDHSVFSYLRAIYKNFTIVDAQAVKEIEKTTNHDVKAVEYLLKNKFDELGLEESKEFIHFGLTSQDINNTAVPLSLKDAIEAEYLPEIEEIIAKLTQLSQDWANVPLLARTHGQPASPTRLGKEIEVFITRLESQLDLLNKVPHAAKFGGATGNFNAHKIAYPNIDWKEFGTNFVQEKLGLHHSFPTTQIEHYDHMAALFDTLKRINNILIDLDRDIWTYVSMDYFKQKIKKGEIGSSAMPHKVNPIDFENSEGNLGIANAIFEHLSSKLPISRLQRDLTDSTVLRNIGVPMGHTSIAFKSTLKGLGKLLLNEEKLNADLEANWAVVAEAIQTILRREGFKNPYETLKGLTRTNEKINKKSIADFIETLEVSEAVKGELKKITPQNYTGI
- a CDS encoding RNA polymerase sigma factor gives rise to the protein MKQQGFLDIINPVKDKMYRLALRLLVSKEAAEDATQDVILKLWNQKHKLKDYTNLEAFAMTVTKNYCLDELKAKKNNNLRIVHQNYENNSVSPQRGLELKDELNWINGIVSELPEQQKIVFQLRDIEQLEFEEIIEITNMKSTAVRVALSRARKKIRESLTKKHNYGIAKN
- a CDS encoding SIR2 family NAD-dependent protein deacylase — its product is MQKKIVVLTGAGMSSESGIKTFRDADGLWEGHDVMDIASPIGWEKDQKRVLEFYNQRRRQLLTVDPNAAHTALAELEKEFDVEIITQNIDDLHERAGSTKVTHLHGELLKARSTFNENLVLDWKQDIKPGDFCEFNYQLRPHVVWFGEAVPMFEKAMEIVAEADILMIIGTSMQVYPAAGLVDFAPQGIPVYFIDPKPNIQEKGNLHIMAEKASIGVPKLVNELINSA
- a CDS encoding DUF4252 domain-containing protein: MKKIAIIVFIGLLPMLSQAQSFAKYEDMKDVDAMVMTSKMFKMLAKVDLSDDNPEAREYLKLIENLDEIKMFTSTTASVRSEMQKDVESYLNSNNLDQLMRVKEDGKNIRFYSKSGKRDNYVSELFMFMEGEKEGEPISVILSITGEIDLSQLSRLTSDLKIPGAEELKNVENKS
- a CDS encoding CHRD domain-containing protein, whose protein sequence is MKKLAFALMMVAGFTSCDSDDDGVDTPDFEGETKEYTLNEMSDSGVSGTVTFMENEDGSATVEFDLEGTPDDGMHPAHIHMGTAAETGDIAVTFTPIDGATGMSTTEVSALDDGTDITYEELVAYDGYINVHLSADELGTIVAQTDIGENELTGESVSYDLEERDISGVSGVAIFEERENGETLVTLDLEGTEEGGEHPAHIHMGSIEDAPGAIAITFTPVNGVTGMSMTNVSMTDGSADAEGEAITYTELLTYDGYINVHKSAEELEVLAAQGNMGANASEE
- a CDS encoding DUF4252 domain-containing protein, with the translated sequence MKSIKILGLALAASAFVSCASEPSLQEYYVENQQDNKFIAVDVPTSMFTNAEELNENQRATLKSVKKINLLALPVKENKEEYEAEKTKLSSILKDEKYQLLMKYGSNNRKAEIYFTGDEDAIDEIIVYGYDDAKGVGVARVLGEDMNPQKLMELMKSLQKGDVDVEGLKGITGMFSAEIGE